Proteins encoded by one window of Enterobacter pseudoroggenkampii:
- the miaB gene encoding tRNA (N6-isopentenyl adenosine(37)-C2)-methylthiotransferase MiaB, producing MTKKLHIKTWGCQMNEYDSSKMADLLDSTHGYQLTENVKEADVLLLNTCSIREKAQEKVFHVLGRWKLLKRKNPDLIIGVGGCVASQEGKLIRQRAPYVDIVFGPQTLHRLPEMINQVRGNRSPVVDVSFPEIEKFDRLPEPRADGPTAFVSIMEGCNKYCTYCVVPYTRGEEVSRPADDILFEIAQLAAQGVREVNLLGQNVNAWRGENYDGTTGSFAELLRLVAAIDGIDRIRFTTSHPMEFTDDIIDVYRDTPELVSFLHLPIQCGSDRVLNLMGRPHTVLEYKSTIRKLREARPDIQISSDFIVGFPGETADDFERTMKLIGEVNFDVSYSFIFSARPGTPAADMVDDVPEEEKKQRLYILQERILQQANAWSRRMLGTVQRILVEGTSRKSIMELSGRTENNRVVNFEGTPDMIGKFVDVEIVEVLTNSLRAKVVRTEDEMGLRIAESPESVISRTRKENDSGVGIYQP from the coding sequence ATGACTAAAAAACTCCATATAAAAACCTGGGGCTGTCAGATGAACGAATACGATTCATCCAAGATGGCCGATCTGCTGGATTCAACCCACGGATACCAGCTGACAGAAAATGTGAAAGAAGCGGACGTGCTGCTGCTGAACACCTGTTCGATTCGTGAAAAAGCGCAGGAAAAAGTCTTTCACGTGTTAGGCCGCTGGAAGCTTCTCAAGCGAAAAAATCCGGACCTGATCATCGGCGTGGGTGGCTGCGTTGCGTCGCAGGAAGGCAAGCTGATCCGCCAGAGAGCCCCGTATGTGGATATTGTCTTTGGTCCTCAGACTCTGCACCGCCTGCCCGAGATGATCAATCAGGTTCGCGGCAACCGCAGCCCGGTCGTTGACGTCAGTTTCCCGGAAATCGAAAAGTTTGACCGTCTGCCTGAGCCGCGCGCCGATGGCCCAACCGCCTTCGTCTCCATCATGGAAGGCTGCAACAAATACTGTACTTACTGCGTGGTACCGTACACCCGTGGTGAAGAGGTCAGCCGCCCGGCAGATGACATTCTGTTTGAAATCGCACAGCTTGCCGCGCAGGGCGTTCGCGAAGTGAACCTGCTGGGCCAGAACGTTAACGCCTGGCGCGGGGAAAACTACGACGGCACCACCGGCAGCTTTGCCGAACTGCTGCGTCTGGTGGCCGCGATTGACGGTATCGACCGCATTCGCTTTACCACCAGCCATCCGATGGAATTTACCGACGACATTATTGACGTCTATCGCGATACGCCAGAGCTGGTGAGCTTCCTGCACCTGCCAATTCAGTGCGGCTCTGACCGCGTGCTGAACCTGATGGGCCGCCCGCATACGGTGCTGGAGTACAAGTCCACCATCCGCAAGCTGCGTGAAGCGCGTCCGGATATCCAGATTAGCTCCGACTTTATCGTCGGCTTCCCTGGCGAAACCGCTGATGACTTCGAGCGCACCATGAAGCTCATCGGTGAAGTGAATTTTGACGTCAGCTACAGCTTCATCTTCTCTGCGCGTCCTGGAACACCTGCGGCCGATATGGTTGACGATGTTCCGGAAGAAGAGAAGAAACAGCGTCTGTATATTCTGCAGGAGCGTATCCTTCAGCAGGCCAACGCCTGGAGCCGCCGCATGCTCGGCACCGTTCAGCGCATTCTGGTGGAAGGCACCTCACGCAAGAGCATTATGGAACTGTCCGGTCGTACCGAGAACAACCGCGTGGTGAACTTTGAAGGCACCCCGGATATGATCGGTAAATTCGTAGACGTCGAGATTGTTGAAGTGCTGACCAACTCGCTGCGCGCGAAGGTAGTCCGCACCGAGGACGAAATGGGCCTGCGCATTGCCGAGTCACCGGAATCCGTGATCTCGCGTACCCGTAAAGAAAACGATTCTGGCGTTGGGATTTACCAGCCTTAA
- the ubiF gene encoding 3-demethoxyubiquinol 3-hydroxylase, translating into MTLLHTEVAVVGGGMVGGALALGLAQQGFEVTVIEQAAPPAFDPASKPDVRISAISAASVDLLRGLGVWEAVLAMRAHPYSRLETWEWENAHVAFDAAELKLPRLGYMVENNVLQLALWQALETHPKVTLRFPASIKALHPHESGYLLTLDSGDELAVKLVVGADGANSQVRQMAGIGVHAWQYEQSCMLITVECENAPGESTWQHFTPNGPHAFLPLFDNWASLVWYDKPARIRQLQGLSMEQLQREIRLHFPSRLGNVTPVAAGAFPLTRRHALQYAREGLALVGDAAHTIHPLAGQGVNLGYRDVDALLDVLGSARGHAENWASHQVLKRYQTRRMADNFIMQSGMDLFYAGFSNDLAPVRILRNIGLMAAERAGGLKRQALKYALGL; encoded by the coding sequence ATGACACTCCTACACACCGAAGTTGCCGTTGTCGGCGGCGGTATGGTCGGCGGCGCGCTGGCGCTGGGGCTGGCGCAGCAGGGATTTGAGGTAACGGTAATTGAACAGGCTGCACCGCCGGCCTTCGATCCCGCCAGCAAACCGGATGTGCGCATTTCCGCGATCAGCGCGGCTTCCGTCGATCTGCTGCGCGGGCTGGGCGTCTGGGAGGCGGTGCTGGCAATGCGCGCCCATCCTTACAGCCGTCTTGAAACCTGGGAGTGGGAAAATGCCCACGTTGCGTTTGATGCCGCTGAGCTGAAGCTGCCGCGCCTGGGTTATATGGTGGAAAACAACGTGCTCCAGCTGGCGCTCTGGCAGGCGCTGGAGACGCATCCGAAGGTGACGCTGCGTTTTCCGGCCTCGATTAAGGCACTGCATCCTCACGAGAGCGGCTATCTACTGACGCTCGACAGCGGCGATGAACTGGCCGTGAAGCTGGTCGTTGGGGCGGACGGCGCTAACTCGCAGGTCAGACAGATGGCGGGTATCGGGGTTCATGCCTGGCAGTATGAGCAGTCCTGCATGCTGATTACCGTCGAGTGCGAGAATGCGCCGGGAGAGAGCACCTGGCAGCACTTTACGCCGAACGGCCCGCACGCCTTTTTACCGCTGTTTGATAACTGGGCGTCGCTGGTGTGGTACGACAAACCGGCGCGTATTCGCCAGCTGCAGGGGCTTTCAATGGAACAATTGCAGCGGGAAATCCGCCTGCACTTCCCGAGCCGCTTGGGCAACGTTACGCCCGTCGCCGCCGGGGCGTTCCCGCTCACGCGCCGTCACGCTTTGCAGTATGCCCGTGAAGGGCTGGCGCTGGTGGGCGATGCGGCACACACCATTCATCCGCTGGCCGGGCAGGGCGTGAACCTGGGGTATCGAGATGTCGATGCGTTACTGGATGTGCTGGGCAGCGCCCGCGGACACGCGGAAAACTGGGCCAGCCATCAGGTGCTAAAGCGTTACCAGACGCGGCGCATGGCGGACAATTTCATCATGCAGTCGGGGATGGATCTGTTCTATGCCGGGTTCAGCAATGACTTAGCCCCGGTGCGCATTCTGCGTAATATTGGCCTGATGGCAGCGGAACGCGCCGGTGGTCTTAAGCGTCAGGCCCTGAAGTACGCCCTCGGACTCTAA